The following proteins are co-located in the Meriones unguiculatus strain TT.TT164.6M chromosome 4, Bangor_MerUng_6.1, whole genome shotgun sequence genome:
- the Arl6ip4 gene encoding ADP-ribosylation factor-like protein 6-interacting protein 4, producing MAHVGSRKRSRSRSRSRGRRGSEKRSKKSSKDSSRNCSASKSQGHKASSTSTTEERSKHKARRTARSSSSSSSSSSSSSTSFSSSSDGRKKRGRHKDKKRKKKKKRKKLKRKGKEKAVVVHKAEALPGPSLDQWHKSAGEDNDGPVLTDEQKSRIQAMKPMTKEEWDARQSVIRKVVDPETGRTRLIKGDGEVLEEIVTKERHREINKQATRGDGLAFQMRAGLLP from the exons ATGGCTCACGTTGGGTCTCGCAAGCGCTCAAGAAGTCGCAGTAGGTCCCGGGGTCGGCGAGGGTCAGAAAAGCGAAGTAAGAAGAGTAGTAAGGACTCCTCGAGAAACTGCTCAGCCTCCAAATCCCAGGGTCACAAGGCCAGCAGCACCTCCACTACTGAGG AGAGAAGCAAGCACAAGGCCCGGAGGACAGCGAGAtccagctcttcctcctcctcttccagttCTTCCAGCTCCACATCGTTTTCATCATCCAGTGATGGccggaagaagagagggaggcacAAGgataagaagaggaagaagaagaagaaacggaagaagctgaaaaggaaggGCAAGGagaaggcagtggtggtgcacaagGCCGAGGCTCTGCCCGGCCCCTCACTGGATCAGTGGCACAAATCAGCTGGGGAGGACAACGATGGCCCAG TCCTGACCGATGAGCAGAAGTCTCGTATCCAGGCCATGAAGCCCATGACCAAGGAGGAGTGGGACGCGAGACAGAGTGTCATTCGCAAGGTGGTGGACCCAGAGACGGGTCGTACAAG GCTCATCAAGGGAGATGGTGAGGTTTTAGAGGAAATTGTAACCAAAGAACGACACAGAGAGATCAACAAG CAAGCCACTCGAGGGGATGGCCTGGCCTTCCAGATGCGAGCGGGACTGCTTCCCTGA
- the Ogfod2 gene encoding 2-oxoglutarate and iron-dependent oxygenase domain-containing protein 2 isoform X3: MATAAPRRFCRCACFCSHNLYVARYGLHLRFRDEQQLRRDYGPLLRSRGCVSPKDFQQLLEELEQEVGRRRRLGQESAARKALIASSYHPARPDLYSSLQDAALAPEFVAAAKYSASPGAHLEGLLQLLETVSEEKRIYRVPVFSLEFCRALLEELEHFEQSDMPKGRPNTMNNHGVLMHELGLDGPLVTPLRERFLQPLMALLYPDCGGGHLDSHRAFVVKYALGQDLELGCHYDNAELTLNVALGKAFTGGALYFGALFQAPAALKDPLEVDHVVGQGILHRGGQLHGARPLGTGERWNLVVWLRASTVRNHLCPMCRQKPDLVDDEGFSDGFTREEPPTVDVCALT; encoded by the exons ATGGCGACGGCCGCCCCGCGGCGCTTCTGCCGCTGCGCCTGCTTCTGCTCGCACAACCTGTACGTGGCGCGCTACGGGCTGCACCTGCGCTTCCGGGACGAGCAGCAGCTGCGCCGGGACTACGGCCCG CTCCTGCGCAGCCGCGGCTGTGTCAGCCCCAAGGACTTCCAGCAACTCTTGGAGGAG CTTGAGCAGGAGGTGGGGCGCCGCCGCAGGCTGGGACAGGAGTCAGCTGCCAGGAAGGCTCTCATTGCCAGCTCCTACCATCCGGCGAGGCCTGACCTCTACAGCTCCCTGCAG GATGCGGCTCTGGCCCCCGAGTTTGTGGCTGCAGCTAAATATAGCGCTTCCCCGGGCGCACATCTTGAGGGCCTTCTCCAGCTGCTGGAGACAGTGTCAG AGGAGAAGCGCATCTACCGGGTGCCAGTGTTCTCTCTGGAGTTCTGCCGGGCGCTGCTGGAGGAGCTGGAGCACTTCGAGCAGTCGGACATGCCCAAGGGAAGGCCCAACACCATGAACAACCATGGG GTACTGATGCACGAGCTAGGCCTAGATGGCCCGCTGGTGACGCCGCTGCGGGAGCGCTTCCTGCAGCCACTGATGGCCCTGCTGTACCCAGACTGTGGCGGGGGCCACCTTGATAGCCACCGTGCCTTTGTGGTCAAGTACGCATTAGGCCAGGACCTGGAGCTGGGCTGCCACTATGATAATGCTGAGCTCACCCTCAATGTGGCTCTGGGCAAGGCCTTCACAGGGGGCGCCCTATACTTTGGGGCCCTCTTCCAG gcacctgcagccCTGAAGGACCCCCTGGAGGTGGATCACGTGGTGGGCCAGGGTATCCTGCACCGTGGTGGCCAGCTGCACGGGGCTCGGCCCCTGGGCACGGGAGAGCGCTGGAACCTTGTCGTGTGGCTCCGGGCGTCCACTGTTCGAAACCACCTCTGTCCCATGTGCCGCCAGAAGCCAGACCTGGTGGATGATGAAGGTTTCAGTGATGGCTTCACCCGGGAGGAGCCTCCAACAGTGGATGTATGTGCTCTGACTTGA
- the Ogfod2 gene encoding 2-oxoglutarate and iron-dependent oxygenase domain-containing protein 2 isoform X4 — translation MTPGLALPELLRSRGCVSPKDFQQLLEELEQEVGRRRRLGQESAARKALIASSYHPARPDLYSSLQDAALAPEFVAAAKYSASPGAHLEGLLQLLETVSEEKRIYRVPVFSLEFCRALLEELEHFEQSDMPKGRPNTMNNHGVLMHELGLDGPLVTPLRERFLQPLMALLYPDCGGGHLDSHRAFVVKYALGQDLELGCHYDNAELTLNVALGKAFTGGALYFGALFQAPAALKDPLEVDHVVGQGILHRGGQLHGARPLGTGERWNLVVWLRASTVRNHLCPMCRQKPDLVDDEGFSDGFTREEPPTVDVCALT, via the exons ATGACACCGGGACTGGCTTTGCCCGAG CTCCTGCGCAGCCGCGGCTGTGTCAGCCCCAAGGACTTCCAGCAACTCTTGGAGGAG CTTGAGCAGGAGGTGGGGCGCCGCCGCAGGCTGGGACAGGAGTCAGCTGCCAGGAAGGCTCTCATTGCCAGCTCCTACCATCCGGCGAGGCCTGACCTCTACAGCTCCCTGCAG GATGCGGCTCTGGCCCCCGAGTTTGTGGCTGCAGCTAAATATAGCGCTTCCCCGGGCGCACATCTTGAGGGCCTTCTCCAGCTGCTGGAGACAGTGTCAG AGGAGAAGCGCATCTACCGGGTGCCAGTGTTCTCTCTGGAGTTCTGCCGGGCGCTGCTGGAGGAGCTGGAGCACTTCGAGCAGTCGGACATGCCCAAGGGAAGGCCCAACACCATGAACAACCATGGG GTACTGATGCACGAGCTAGGCCTAGATGGCCCGCTGGTGACGCCGCTGCGGGAGCGCTTCCTGCAGCCACTGATGGCCCTGCTGTACCCAGACTGTGGCGGGGGCCACCTTGATAGCCACCGTGCCTTTGTGGTCAAGTACGCATTAGGCCAGGACCTGGAGCTGGGCTGCCACTATGATAATGCTGAGCTCACCCTCAATGTGGCTCTGGGCAAGGCCTTCACAGGGGGCGCCCTATACTTTGGGGCCCTCTTCCAG gcacctgcagccCTGAAGGACCCCCTGGAGGTGGATCACGTGGTGGGCCAGGGTATCCTGCACCGTGGTGGCCAGCTGCACGGGGCTCGGCCCCTGGGCACGGGAGAGCGCTGGAACCTTGTCGTGTGGCTCCGGGCGTCCACTGTTCGAAACCACCTCTGTCCCATGTGCCGCCAGAAGCCAGACCTGGTGGATGATGAAGGTTTCAGTGATGGCTTCACCCGGGAGGAGCCTCCAACAGTGGATGTATGTGCTCTGACTTGA
- the Ogfod2 gene encoding 2-oxoglutarate and iron-dependent oxygenase domain-containing protein 2 isoform X2 — protein MTPGLALPELLRSRGCVSPKDFQQLLEEILTQERDRERENCPQHPLLNSSVGVDGHHPPLFQLSGHLDTCSEPWQLEQEVGRRRRLGQESAARKALIASSYHPARPDLYSSLQDAALAPEFVAAAKYSASPGAHLEGLLQLLETVSEEKRIYRVPVFSLEFCRALLEELEHFEQSDMPKGRPNTMNNHGVLMHELGLDGPLVTPLRERFLQPLMALLYPDCGGGHLDSHRAFVVKYALGQDLELGCHYDNAELTLNVALGKAFTGGALYFGALFQAPAALKDPLEVDHVVGQGILHRGGQLHGARPLGTGERWNLVVWLRASTVRNHLCPMCRQKPDLVDDEGFSDGFTREEPPTVDVCALT, from the exons ATGACACCGGGACTGGCTTTGCCCGAG CTCCTGCGCAGCCGCGGCTGTGTCAGCCCCAAGGACTTCCAGCAACTCTTGGAGGAG ATCCTGACACAGGAGAGAGATCGAGAAAGAGAAAATTGTCCACAGCATCCCCTTCTCAACAGCTCAGTGGGGGTAGACGGCCATCACCCACCCCTGTTTCAGCTGTCAGGACACCTTGATACCTGCAGTGAACCGTGGCAG CTTGAGCAGGAGGTGGGGCGCCGCCGCAGGCTGGGACAGGAGTCAGCTGCCAGGAAGGCTCTCATTGCCAGCTCCTACCATCCGGCGAGGCCTGACCTCTACAGCTCCCTGCAG GATGCGGCTCTGGCCCCCGAGTTTGTGGCTGCAGCTAAATATAGCGCTTCCCCGGGCGCACATCTTGAGGGCCTTCTCCAGCTGCTGGAGACAGTGTCAG AGGAGAAGCGCATCTACCGGGTGCCAGTGTTCTCTCTGGAGTTCTGCCGGGCGCTGCTGGAGGAGCTGGAGCACTTCGAGCAGTCGGACATGCCCAAGGGAAGGCCCAACACCATGAACAACCATGGG GTACTGATGCACGAGCTAGGCCTAGATGGCCCGCTGGTGACGCCGCTGCGGGAGCGCTTCCTGCAGCCACTGATGGCCCTGCTGTACCCAGACTGTGGCGGGGGCCACCTTGATAGCCACCGTGCCTTTGTGGTCAAGTACGCATTAGGCCAGGACCTGGAGCTGGGCTGCCACTATGATAATGCTGAGCTCACCCTCAATGTGGCTCTGGGCAAGGCCTTCACAGGGGGCGCCCTATACTTTGGGGCCCTCTTCCAG gcacctgcagccCTGAAGGACCCCCTGGAGGTGGATCACGTGGTGGGCCAGGGTATCCTGCACCGTGGTGGCCAGCTGCACGGGGCTCGGCCCCTGGGCACGGGAGAGCGCTGGAACCTTGTCGTGTGGCTCCGGGCGTCCACTGTTCGAAACCACCTCTGTCCCATGTGCCGCCAGAAGCCAGACCTGGTGGATGATGAAGGTTTCAGTGATGGCTTCACCCGGGAGGAGCCTCCAACAGTGGATGTATGTGCTCTGACTTGA
- the Ogfod2 gene encoding 2-oxoglutarate and iron-dependent oxygenase domain-containing protein 2 isoform X5, with translation MRLWPPSLWLQLNIALPRAHILRAFSSCWRQCQVLMHELGLDGPLVTPLRERFLQPLMALLYPDCGGGHLDSHRAFVVKYALGQDLELGCHYDNAELTLNVALGKAFTGGALYFGALFQAPAALKDPLEVDHVVGQGILHRGGQLHGARPLGTGERWNLVVWLRASTVRNHLCPMCRQKPDLVDDEGFSDGFTREEPPTVDVCALT, from the exons ATGCGGCTCTGGCCCCCGAGTTTGTGGCTGCAGCTAAATATAGCGCTTCCCCGGGCGCACATCTTGAGGGCCTTCTCCAGCTGCTGGAGACAGTGTCAG GTACTGATGCACGAGCTAGGCCTAGATGGCCCGCTGGTGACGCCGCTGCGGGAGCGCTTCCTGCAGCCACTGATGGCCCTGCTGTACCCAGACTGTGGCGGGGGCCACCTTGATAGCCACCGTGCCTTTGTGGTCAAGTACGCATTAGGCCAGGACCTGGAGCTGGGCTGCCACTATGATAATGCTGAGCTCACCCTCAATGTGGCTCTGGGCAAGGCCTTCACAGGGGGCGCCCTATACTTTGGGGCCCTCTTCCAG gcacctgcagccCTGAAGGACCCCCTGGAGGTGGATCACGTGGTGGGCCAGGGTATCCTGCACCGTGGTGGCCAGCTGCACGGGGCTCGGCCCCTGGGCACGGGAGAGCGCTGGAACCTTGTCGTGTGGCTCCGGGCGTCCACTGTTCGAAACCACCTCTGTCCCATGTGCCGCCAGAAGCCAGACCTGGTGGATGATGAAGGTTTCAGTGATGGCTTCACCCGGGAGGAGCCTCCAACAGTGGATGTATGTGCTCTGACTTGA
- the Ogfod2 gene encoding 2-oxoglutarate and iron-dependent oxygenase domain-containing protein 2 isoform X1 has product MATAAPRRFCRCACFCSHNLYVARYGLHLRFRDEQQLRRDYGPLLRSRGCVSPKDFQQLLEEILTQERDRERENCPQHPLLNSSVGVDGHHPPLFQLSGHLDTCSEPWQLEQEVGRRRRLGQESAARKALIASSYHPARPDLYSSLQDAALAPEFVAAAKYSASPGAHLEGLLQLLETVSEEKRIYRVPVFSLEFCRALLEELEHFEQSDMPKGRPNTMNNHGVLMHELGLDGPLVTPLRERFLQPLMALLYPDCGGGHLDSHRAFVVKYALGQDLELGCHYDNAELTLNVALGKAFTGGALYFGALFQAPAALKDPLEVDHVVGQGILHRGGQLHGARPLGTGERWNLVVWLRASTVRNHLCPMCRQKPDLVDDEGFSDGFTREEPPTVDVCALT; this is encoded by the exons ATGGCGACGGCCGCCCCGCGGCGCTTCTGCCGCTGCGCCTGCTTCTGCTCGCACAACCTGTACGTGGCGCGCTACGGGCTGCACCTGCGCTTCCGGGACGAGCAGCAGCTGCGCCGGGACTACGGCCCG CTCCTGCGCAGCCGCGGCTGTGTCAGCCCCAAGGACTTCCAGCAACTCTTGGAGGAG ATCCTGACACAGGAGAGAGATCGAGAAAGAGAAAATTGTCCACAGCATCCCCTTCTCAACAGCTCAGTGGGGGTAGACGGCCATCACCCACCCCTGTTTCAGCTGTCAGGACACCTTGATACCTGCAGTGAACCGTGGCAG CTTGAGCAGGAGGTGGGGCGCCGCCGCAGGCTGGGACAGGAGTCAGCTGCCAGGAAGGCTCTCATTGCCAGCTCCTACCATCCGGCGAGGCCTGACCTCTACAGCTCCCTGCAG GATGCGGCTCTGGCCCCCGAGTTTGTGGCTGCAGCTAAATATAGCGCTTCCCCGGGCGCACATCTTGAGGGCCTTCTCCAGCTGCTGGAGACAGTGTCAG AGGAGAAGCGCATCTACCGGGTGCCAGTGTTCTCTCTGGAGTTCTGCCGGGCGCTGCTGGAGGAGCTGGAGCACTTCGAGCAGTCGGACATGCCCAAGGGAAGGCCCAACACCATGAACAACCATGGG GTACTGATGCACGAGCTAGGCCTAGATGGCCCGCTGGTGACGCCGCTGCGGGAGCGCTTCCTGCAGCCACTGATGGCCCTGCTGTACCCAGACTGTGGCGGGGGCCACCTTGATAGCCACCGTGCCTTTGTGGTCAAGTACGCATTAGGCCAGGACCTGGAGCTGGGCTGCCACTATGATAATGCTGAGCTCACCCTCAATGTGGCTCTGGGCAAGGCCTTCACAGGGGGCGCCCTATACTTTGGGGCCCTCTTCCAG gcacctgcagccCTGAAGGACCCCCTGGAGGTGGATCACGTGGTGGGCCAGGGTATCCTGCACCGTGGTGGCCAGCTGCACGGGGCTCGGCCCCTGGGCACGGGAGAGCGCTGGAACCTTGTCGTGTGGCTCCGGGCGTCCACTGTTCGAAACCACCTCTGTCCCATGTGCCGCCAGAAGCCAGACCTGGTGGATGATGAAGGTTTCAGTGATGGCTTCACCCGGGAGGAGCCTCCAACAGTGGATGTATGTGCTCTGACTTGA